In the genome of Paludisphaera rhizosphaerae, one region contains:
- a CDS encoding Gfo/Idh/MocA family protein — protein sequence MRRRDLNSRRGFLKTAAAASTAATILPLNPEIGAAAEALAAAAPGPNDKVRIATIGMGIIGFIDTDCALKVPGVELVAAADLYEGRRVRAKEKYGDQVSTHVDYREILDRKDVDAVLLCVPDHWHAAMSIEAMKAGKPVYCEKPMVQTLAEGPGVIAVQQERKAVFQVGSQFASSIVIDKLREMISAGAIGKVNVVEARYNRNSSLGAWQYTLPLDASPETVDWDRFLGKAPKRPYDATRFFRWRNYQDYGTAVAGDLFVHLLTAIHHATGSTGPNKVAAMGGLRYWDDGRDVYDVILSLLDYPATQAHPAFTVSLQCDFEDGGGDATSFRFVGDEGVISTDLASLKLERKGISWPTADQEVKGYNSVQTFSQAQRDAIAEKLAREPRKGPKSSAYTGAETFKPPAGYDPRFDHFVKFFSSVRKGDPVYEDAVFGFRAAAPALLCNTSLYESRLIGWDPVKMQATS from the coding sequence ATGCGACGTCGCGACCTGAATTCGCGCCGAGGATTCCTGAAGACGGCCGCTGCGGCCTCGACCGCCGCCACCATCCTGCCCCTGAACCCCGAGATCGGGGCCGCCGCCGAGGCGCTCGCCGCGGCCGCGCCGGGGCCGAACGACAAGGTGCGGATCGCGACGATCGGCATGGGGATCATCGGCTTCATCGACACCGACTGCGCCCTGAAGGTCCCGGGCGTCGAGCTGGTCGCCGCCGCCGACCTCTACGAGGGGCGTCGCGTCCGGGCGAAGGAGAAGTACGGCGATCAGGTCTCGACGCACGTCGACTACCGCGAGATCCTCGACCGCAAGGACGTGGACGCGGTCTTGCTGTGCGTCCCCGACCACTGGCACGCGGCCATGTCGATCGAGGCGATGAAGGCGGGCAAGCCCGTCTACTGCGAGAAGCCGATGGTTCAGACCCTGGCCGAGGGCCCGGGCGTCATCGCCGTCCAGCAGGAGCGGAAGGCCGTCTTCCAGGTCGGCAGCCAGTTCGCCAGCTCGATCGTCATCGACAAGCTCCGCGAGATGATCTCCGCCGGGGCGATCGGCAAGGTGAACGTGGTCGAGGCCCGGTACAACCGGAACTCCTCGCTGGGCGCCTGGCAGTACACCCTGCCGCTGGACGCCTCGCCCGAGACCGTCGACTGGGACCGCTTCCTCGGCAAGGCCCCCAAGCGGCCGTATGACGCGACCCGCTTCTTCCGCTGGCGGAACTACCAGGACTACGGTACGGCCGTCGCCGGCGACCTGTTCGTCCACCTGCTGACCGCCATCCACCACGCGACCGGATCGACGGGGCCGAACAAGGTCGCCGCGATGGGCGGGCTCCGCTACTGGGACGACGGCCGCGACGTCTACGACGTCATCCTCAGCCTGCTCGACTACCCGGCCACGCAGGCCCACCCGGCCTTCACGGTCTCGCTCCAGTGCGACTTCGAAGACGGCGGCGGCGACGCGACCTCGTTCCGGTTCGTCGGCGACGAGGGCGTCATCTCCACCGACCTGGCCTCGCTCAAGCTCGAGCGCAAGGGCATCTCCTGGCCGACCGCCGATCAGGAGGTCAAGGGCTACAACTCCGTCCAGACCTTCTCGCAGGCCCAGCGCGACGCCATCGCCGAGAAGCTGGCTCGCGAGCCTCGCAAGGGCCCCAAGTCCTCGGCCTACACCGGCGCCGAGACCTTCAAGCCCCCCGCGGGCTACGACCCTCGCTTCGACCACTTCGTCAAGTTCTTCTCGTCCGTCCGCAAGGGCGACCCGGTCTACGAGGACGCCGTCTTCGGCTTCCGCGCC